Proteins from a single region of Fundidesulfovibrio putealis DSM 16056:
- a CDS encoding NACHT domain-containing protein, which yields MDAEVSKIGYGVLTEIAKDIYKATKHVLFKNKHWKDITKIKKLHDKILQVGSIKTIWQKDNDVYIGDFYYPSKLVTYHPHVATIPVDSLSDISKENIVIEGTVGQGKSVFLRYLCIQELSRKGSGRLPIFIELRKITAKFDLFNAINEALTSYGYDNNDVNTHDILKTDKIVLLLDAFDEVEDCSTRDLLRSIDKLAASYPNIQVIISSRPGTDAQKIPTYKVLHLKKLEDKDREPFFRKLGVKGKKLQHLLSSINTSTAEVSGILNTPLLLTLLIQVYNAEQSVPSNIPEFYEKLFTTVFSKHDKTKPGLTRLHKTQLGEFRLEELFRTFCYLVAMNGMKVSLTDTEFYTLLNQSISFLEVSCKADDFRHDIVKVACLMQEDGHFISFIHKSLVEYFSSSFIKNRNDDKVPNFYTESAKLSFSSWRRITQMLSFLSETDKYRHTKYYAIPIITSFFKSYNITEEPSEEQSRRVLLQICNERGLMITEDIDDNELSTTGWYRPSRDLPSMIPEISDIIDEIDDIATINVSENTTLEECQASILEDGTTEYNITFSKLISDVDVATYTNAIHTAIDSIATRLKKHRDFLTKQDNKNSDIYTIDPYFSSK from the coding sequence ATGGATGCAGAAGTTTCCAAGATAGGATACGGTGTTCTTACAGAAATCGCGAAAGATATATACAAAGCAACAAAACACGTTCTGTTCAAAAACAAACACTGGAAAGACATTACAAAAATTAAAAAGCTCCACGACAAAATACTGCAAGTTGGCAGCATCAAAACCATTTGGCAAAAGGACAATGATGTCTATATTGGCGATTTTTATTACCCATCGAAACTTGTCACTTACCATCCGCACGTTGCGACAATACCTGTCGACAGTCTTTCTGACATTTCAAAAGAGAACATTGTAATTGAGGGGACGGTTGGACAAGGTAAATCAGTTTTCTTACGCTACCTCTGCATACAAGAACTCTCACGAAAAGGATCTGGAAGACTCCCCATATTCATAGAACTAAGAAAAATTACTGCAAAATTTGATCTTTTCAATGCGATCAATGAAGCGCTTACGAGCTATGGATACGACAACAACGACGTAAATACCCATGACATACTAAAAACAGACAAAATCGTACTACTTCTTGACGCATTTGACGAAGTTGAAGACTGCTCAACTAGAGACTTGCTCCGGAGCATCGACAAACTTGCAGCATCATACCCAAACATTCAAGTCATAATATCGTCAAGGCCTGGAACAGATGCACAAAAAATTCCAACATACAAAGTACTTCATTTAAAAAAACTAGAAGACAAAGACAGAGAACCATTCTTCAGAAAACTTGGCGTCAAAGGCAAGAAACTACAGCACCTTCTTTCGTCAATAAACACTAGCACGGCTGAAGTGTCAGGGATACTCAACACACCACTTCTACTCACACTCCTTATTCAAGTTTACAATGCCGAGCAATCCGTCCCCAGCAACATCCCAGAATTTTACGAAAAGCTCTTTACAACAGTTTTCAGCAAACATGACAAAACAAAGCCTGGCCTAACCCGGCTACACAAAACGCAACTCGGTGAATTTCGCCTCGAAGAGCTTTTTAGAACATTTTGCTACCTTGTAGCGATGAACGGGATGAAGGTAAGCCTAACCGACACAGAATTTTATACTTTGCTAAATCAATCAATTTCATTTCTTGAGGTATCATGCAAGGCGGACGATTTTAGACACGACATAGTTAAAGTTGCCTGTCTTATGCAAGAAGATGGACATTTCATTTCATTTATACACAAAAGCCTTGTTGAGTACTTTTCTTCCTCATTCATAAAAAACAGAAACGACGACAAAGTCCCCAACTTCTACACAGAATCCGCAAAGTTATCCTTTAGCAGCTGGAGAAGAATAACCCAAATGCTTTCTTTCCTCTCAGAAACAGACAAATATCGGCACACTAAATACTATGCGATACCCATAATCACAAGTTTTTTTAAATCTTACAATATAACAGAAGAACCTTCAGAAGAACAATCCCGCCGAGTATTGCTTCAAATATGCAACGAGAGAGGCCTCATGATAACCGAAGACATCGACGACAATGAACTTAGCACGACAGGATGGTATAGGCCATCTCGTGATCTTCCCAGCATGATCCCGGAGATCAGCGACATAATTGACGAAATTGACGACATTGCGACAATTAATGTCTCAGAAAATACTACCCTAGAAGAATGCCAAGCGTCCATACTGGAAGACGGCACAACGGAGTACAATATTACCTTTTCAAAACTAATCAGCGACGTCGATGTCGCTACCTATACCAATGCTATTCATACTGCTATTGACTCAATCGCAACAAGGTTAAAAAAACATCGGGACTTTCTCACGAAACAGGACAATAAAAACAGCGACATCTATACAATTGACCCTTACTTTAGCAGCAAGTAA
- a CDS encoding long-chain-fatty-acid--CoA ligase, whose amino-acid sequence MTDTAFPWLANYDPKVPAQVPYREEPLTGILDRAVQRTPERTAVTFQNWSIRYDALREKAGRFAAGLRRMGVVPGDRVAIMLPNLPQTIIAYWGTLYAGATVVFVNPLYMETELKHILEDSGARVLLTLDLLWNKHRALLEASGLERMILTRVSDGLAFPLNWLYRLRAWKEGKYPALALDGERTLSWNGAFASQALFHTDFDPATHLALLQYTGGTTGLSKGVMLTHRNVSTNVQQARAILHDIGSHPEVFLGLLPFFHIYGLMVNVNFATDCGAAIVPLPRFEPLETLKCIQRFRPTVFPGTPSVYMALLQQKALPRYDLKSVQYCVSGSAPLPVELMRRFAEVTESDIVEGYGLTEASPFTHVNPLRGKRKQGSIGLPCPDTIARVVSLEDGERDLAPGEPGELIIRGPQVMQGYWNRPEDTATTLKGGWLRTGDVAVMDEEGYFFIVDRMKDMIISGGFNIYPREIEEVLHTHPKIADVAAVGVPHRTRGEVVKVYVVAKAGESLTKEDVIAFCREKLAGFKTPKFVELRDQLPKTMVGKVLKRVLREEHKAAPAP is encoded by the coding sequence ATGACAGACACTGCCTTCCCCTGGCTCGCCAATTACGACCCCAAGGTCCCGGCCCAGGTGCCCTACCGCGAGGAACCGCTGACCGGCATCCTGGACCGCGCCGTGCAGCGCACGCCGGAGCGCACCGCCGTCACCTTCCAGAACTGGAGCATCCGCTACGACGCCCTGCGCGAAAAGGCGGGCCGGTTCGCGGCGGGGCTTCGCCGCATGGGCGTGGTTCCGGGCGACCGCGTGGCCATCATGCTGCCCAACCTCCCCCAGACCATCATCGCCTACTGGGGCACGCTCTACGCCGGGGCCACGGTGGTCTTCGTCAATCCGCTGTACATGGAGACGGAGCTCAAGCACATCCTGGAGGACTCCGGCGCTCGGGTGCTCCTCACGCTGGATCTGCTCTGGAACAAGCACCGCGCCCTGCTGGAGGCCTCGGGCCTGGAGCGCATGATCCTCACCCGCGTGAGCGACGGGCTGGCCTTCCCGCTGAACTGGCTGTACCGGCTGCGGGCCTGGAAGGAAGGCAAGTACCCGGCGCTCGCGCTGGACGGCGAGCGCACCCTGTCCTGGAACGGGGCCTTCGCCTCCCAGGCGCTTTTCCACACCGATTTCGACCCCGCCACGCACCTGGCGCTGCTGCAATACACCGGCGGCACCACGGGGCTGTCCAAGGGGGTGATGCTCACCCACAGGAACGTCTCCACCAACGTGCAGCAGGCTCGGGCAATCCTGCACGACATCGGCTCCCACCCGGAGGTGTTCCTGGGGCTTCTGCCCTTCTTCCACATCTATGGCCTGATGGTGAACGTGAACTTCGCCACGGACTGCGGCGCGGCCATCGTCCCCCTGCCCCGCTTCGAGCCGCTGGAGACGCTCAAGTGCATCCAGCGCTTCAGGCCCACGGTGTTTCCGGGCACGCCCTCGGTGTACATGGCGCTTTTGCAGCAGAAGGCCCTGCCGCGATACGACCTGAAAAGCGTGCAATACTGCGTATCCGGCTCGGCCCCGCTGCCGGTGGAGCTCATGCGACGCTTCGCCGAGGTGACAGAGTCGGACATCGTGGAGGGCTACGGCCTGACCGAGGCCTCGCCCTTCACCCACGTGAACCCGCTGCGCGGCAAGCGCAAGCAGGGCTCCATCGGCCTGCCCTGCCCGGACACCATCGCGCGCGTGGTCAGCCTGGAGGACGGCGAGAGGGACCTGGCGCCAGGGGAGCCCGGCGAGCTCATCATCAGAGGCCCCCAGGTGATGCAGGGCTACTGGAACCGCCCGGAAGACACCGCGACGACCCTCAAGGGCGGCTGGCTGCGCACCGGCGACGTGGCCGTCATGGACGAGGAAGGCTATTTCTTCATCGTGGACCGCATGAAGGACATGATCATCTCCGGCGGCTTCAACATCTACCCGCGCGAGATCGAGGAGGTGCTGCACACGCACCCCAAGATCGCGGACGTGGCGGCCGTGGGCGTGCCGCACCGCACGCGCGGGGAGGTGGTCAAGGTGTACGTGGTCGCAAAAGCGGGCGAGAGCCTGACGAAAGAGGACGTCATCGCCTTCTGCCGCGAGAAACTGGCCGGGTTCAAGACCCCGAAATTCGTGGAGCTGCGCGACCAGCTGCCCAAGACCATGGTGGGCAAGGTGCTCAAAAGAGTGCTGCGCGAAGAGCACAAGGCCGCACCCGCGCCCTAG
- a CDS encoding cupin domain-containing protein: MHGIKIEHHPSPERLSAMGVWEWPIWEKEASEFPWAYDSTEICYFLDGQVEVTPQGGETVHMGKGDLVTFPSGMRCTWNIIDPVRKHFNFG; this comes from the coding sequence ATGCACGGCATTAAAATCGAGCACCATCCCTCCCCGGAACGCCTGTCCGCCATGGGCGTCTGGGAGTGGCCCATCTGGGAAAAGGAAGCCTCCGAATTCCCCTGGGCGTACGATTCCACGGAAATATGCTATTTCCTGGACGGACAGGTGGAGGTCACCCCGCAGGGCGGGGAAACCGTGCATATGGGCAAGGGCGATCTGGTTACTTTTCCGTCCGGGATGCGTTGCACCTGGAACATCATCGACCCCGTTCGCAAGCATTTCAATTTCGGATAA
- a CDS encoding deoxyhypusine synthase family protein, protein MSTITQFMDHHFRHFNARETLDAAKAWNQLLDDGGQMFLTMAGAMSTAEIGIILSRMIRAGKVHTICCTAANLEEDLFNLFNHNEYKMVPNYRDLSPEAEKELYDEGFNRVTDTCIPEGIMRQVQREITQLWKKAAEENTPKFPYEFMYELLDQPGIEKHFQVPAEDSWVLAAKEMGVVIYTPGWEDCTLGNIFVSEVIRGNVKSHAAIRHGTEQMEHLAKWYIEMGKKKTPIGFFQIGGGIAGDFPICVVPMLIQDLELEETPYWAYFCQISDSTTSYGSYSGAVPNEKITWGKLDIHTPKFMINSDAAIVAPLIFSYVLGD, encoded by the coding sequence ATGAGCACCATTACTCAATTCATGGACCATCATTTCAGGCACTTCAACGCCCGCGAGACGTTGGACGCCGCAAAGGCATGGAACCAGCTTCTGGACGACGGCGGCCAGATGTTCCTCACCATGGCCGGGGCCATGAGCACCGCCGAGATCGGCATCATCCTCTCTCGCATGATCCGCGCGGGCAAGGTCCACACCATCTGCTGCACGGCGGCGAACCTCGAAGAGGATCTGTTCAACCTCTTCAACCATAACGAATACAAGATGGTCCCCAACTACCGGGACCTCTCCCCCGAAGCCGAGAAAGAGCTGTACGACGAGGGCTTCAACCGCGTCACCGACACCTGCATCCCCGAAGGCATCATGCGCCAGGTGCAGCGCGAGATCACCCAGCTCTGGAAGAAGGCCGCCGAGGAGAACACCCCCAAGTTCCCCTACGAGTTCATGTACGAGCTGCTCGACCAGCCCGGCATCGAGAAGCACTTCCAGGTGCCCGCCGAGGACTCCTGGGTGCTGGCCGCCAAGGAAATGGGCGTGGTGATCTATACCCCCGGCTGGGAAGACTGCACGCTGGGCAACATCTTCGTGTCCGAAGTGATCCGCGGCAACGTGAAGAGCCACGCCGCCATCCGCCACGGCACCGAGCAGATGGAGCACCTGGCCAAGTGGTACATCGAGATGGGCAAGAAGAAGACCCCCATCGGGTTCTTCCAGATCGGCGGCGGCATCGCCGGCGACTTCCCCATCTGCGTGGTGCCCATGCTGATCCAGGACCTGGAGCTGGAAGAGACCCCGTACTGGGCGTACTTCTGCCAGATCAGCGACTCCACCACGAGCTATGGTTCGTATTCGGGCGCGGTGCCCAACGAGAAGATCACCTGGGGCAAGCTGGATATCCATACCCCCAAGTTCATGATCAACTCGGACGCGGCCATCGTCGCGCCGCTGATCTTCAGCTATGTTCTGGGTGACTAG
- a CDS encoding DUF1571 domain-containing protein, with protein sequence MIIITLSTLFSRLARGNLWMSLFLACAVLWMMAFNCTVAVAAQENELLALLQKMEASYAKVEDYTTVFRKHERVKGVLLPPESIYLKFKKPLQIYMKWVDGPTKEAIYVEGTNKNRVVAHSGASLTWNLDPNGSILIAGNRHAITDIGFGFILNVMNTNFHMAIKHAEIEITRMGEESFEGRPAIIVEAKFTPKDGRKYYATRMVCHIDKEYLLPVGISCYDEKDALMEEYSYKDVKINVGLKDMDFSRHNQDYDF encoded by the coding sequence GTGATCATTATCACTCTGAGTACACTGTTCTCTCGATTGGCAAGAGGCAACTTGTGGATGTCCTTGTTTTTGGCATGCGCCGTGCTGTGGATGATGGCCTTTAACTGTACCGTGGCTGTAGCCGCTCAGGAGAACGAACTGCTCGCGCTGTTGCAAAAAATGGAGGCGAGTTACGCGAAGGTTGAGGATTATACTACGGTGTTCCGCAAGCATGAGCGAGTGAAAGGAGTACTGCTTCCACCAGAGTCGATTTATCTGAAGTTTAAAAAGCCATTGCAAATCTACATGAAATGGGTGGATGGGCCGACGAAGGAAGCTATCTACGTAGAAGGAACGAACAAAAACAGGGTTGTCGCGCACAGTGGCGCAAGTCTGACGTGGAACTTGGACCCCAATGGATCAATCCTTATTGCTGGCAACCGGCATGCAATAACTGACATCGGCTTTGGTTTCATCCTCAACGTTATGAACACAAATTTCCATATGGCAATAAAGCATGCGGAGATTGAAATCACCCGCATGGGGGAAGAATCTTTCGAAGGCAGGCCAGCGATCATCGTGGAGGCTAAATTTACCCCAAAGGACGGGAGAAAGTACTATGCCACTCGCATGGTCTGCCACATCGACAAAGAGTACCTGCTTCCTGTAGGGATTTCATGTTATGACGAGAAAGACGCCCTTATGGAGGAGTATAGCTACAAGGACGTAAAAATTAACGTAGGTCTTAAGGACATGGATTTCTCCAGACATAATCAGGACTATGACTTCTAA